The following are encoded in a window of Spea bombifrons isolate aSpeBom1 chromosome 2, aSpeBom1.2.pri, whole genome shotgun sequence genomic DNA:
- the EXO5 gene encoding exonuclease V, with protein sequence MASCDDPQAPSAKSTEKIPEQEATEGAADAQLHEQDRDGFSDISDSELLAVPEEAMIGSGGYDPFAEKMVQPKEVADAQVKIDDSPGTSSEVHQKEKRGITQSFIDITQRKRKQLPQTPLEKYHMKYLWVTNLCSQTWCEQQMVYEFELPAFLQPEKSAVMNAGSSIHLARELEVHDVVSVTTQTREDSWAVKFLNILSMIPVLQSGGLIREFPVFGEQDGVFLVGVIDELGYSPKGELELRELKTRGSPTLPKAAQKRSHEFQVSLYKLLFDGMVSGGLQPDLFIQHLHLMPGQELGVQVKEHANRVGITVSTFMELAELTCLNLQFSDLPMIDSLKVEYCYQENGAMLGCEVLHFNRETVLERLKYYMEFWKGLRETQGVDIEEAWKCRMCSFANICEWRTSKSTVKKRPR encoded by the exons ATGGCAAGCTGCGATGATCCTCAGGCGCCATCCGCGAAAAGTACAGAGAAGATACCGGAGCAGGAGGCAACGGAAGGTGCGGCGGACGCTCAGCTTCACGAACAGGATAGAGACGGATTCTCTGACATCAGTGACTCAGAGCTGTTGGCGGTACCGGAGGAAGCTATGATTGGCAGCGGAG GTTATGACCCATTTGCAGAGAAGATGGTGCAGCCAAAAGAAGTAGCTGATGCCCAGGTTAAAAT tgaTGATAGTCCAGGTACCTCATCAGAGGTACACcagaaggagaaaagaggaatcACACAGTCTTTCATAGACATTacacaaagaaagaggaagcaGTTACCCCAAACTCCCCTGGAGAAGTACCACATGAAGTATTTGTGGGTGACTAACCTTTGCTCCCAGACATGGTGTGAACAGCAGATGGTGTATGAGTTTGAGCTTCCGGCGTTCCTGCAGCCAGAGAAAAGTGCAGTAATGAATGCAGGATCAAGTATACACTTAGCCAGAG AGCTGGAGGTTCATGATGTTGTGTCAGTGACGACTCAGACACGAGAAGATTCATGGGCAGTAAAGTTTCTTAACATCTTATCGATGATCCCAGTTTTGCAATCAG GTGGTCTTATAAGAGAGTTTCCAGTTTTTGGAGAGCAAGATGGTGTATTTTTGGTGGGAGTTATAGATGAGCTGGGATATTCGCCCAAAGGAGAGCTGGAACTGAGAGAACTGAAAACACGAGGAAGCCCAACATTGCCAAAAGCCGCCCAGAAGAGAAGCCATGAGTTCCAG gTGTCCTTGTACAAGCTGCTCTTTGATGGCATGGTGAGCGGAGGACTACAACCAGATCTGTTTATTCAACACTTGCATTTGATGCCGGGTCAAGAATTAGGAGTCCAGGTGAAAGAGCATGCCAACAGAGTTGGCATTACTGTGTCTACCTTCATGGAACTTGCAGAGCTCACTTGCTTAAACCTTCAATTTTCTGACCTGCCCATGATTGACAGTTTGAAAGTTGAGTATTGCTATCAGGAGAACGGAGCCATGTTGGGATGTGAAGTATTACATTTTAACAGAGAAACAGTTCTGGAACGCTTGAAGTATTACATGGAATTCTGGAAGGGACTAAGGGAAACTCAGGGAGTGGACATCGAAGAAGCCTGGAAGTGCAGAATGTGTAGCTTTGCCAACATCTGTGAATGGAGGACAAGTAAATCAACTGTGAAAAAGAGACCTAGATGA